A DNA window from Syngnathus typhle isolate RoL2023-S1 ecotype Sweden linkage group LG2, RoL_Styp_1.0, whole genome shotgun sequence contains the following coding sequences:
- the LOC133150445 gene encoding RNA-binding protein 38-like isoform X2, producing MSSPLFLGQLVGVPVETMNPGAVEKDTTRTKIFVGGLPYHSGDASLLKYFETFGDVVEAVVITDKHTGRSRGYGFVTMADGAAAEQACKDTNPIIDGRKANVNLAYLGAKPRGSRTSLSAGVPVQQVHPAWAQRHYGLAHPYIYPPTFLQPSMLLQSSIGPPCFTPSGLEHYSYSPSPLPYLSYNFSPGMSAHALVASQTPSTATYSPLAMISALPATPQVTIPNLVYQHYCAQ from the exons ATGAGTTCCCCGCTGTTCTTAGGGCAGTTGGTCGGGGTTCCCGTGGAAACAATGAATCCCGGTGCCGTGGAGAAAGACACGACTCGCACGAAGATTTTTGTCGGCGGCTTGCCGTATCATTCCGGCGACGCTTCACTTCTGAAATATTTCGAGACTTTCGGGGATGTCGTCGAGGCAGTGGTGATCACCGACAAACACACGGGCAGGTCACGAGGATACGGTTTC GTGACCATGGCGGACGGCGCGGCCGCAGAGCAGGCGTGCAAGGATACTAACCCCATCATCGACGGCAGAAAAGCTAACGTCAACTTGGCGTATTTGGGAGCCAAGCCACGCGGCTCACGCACAA GTCTCTCTGCCGGGGTTCCCGTCCAGCAAGTTCATCCTGCATGGGCTCAAAGGCACTACGG GCTGGCTCATCCTTACATCTACCCTCCAACGTTCCTACAGCCCAGCATGCTACTGCAGTCCAGCATCGGCCCACCCTGCTTCACTCCCTCTGGATTGGAACACTACTCGTACAGCCCGTCGCCACTGCCCTACCTGAGCTACAACTTCTCACCTGGAATGTCAGCTCACGCTCTGGTCGCATCGCAAACTCCGTCCACCGCCACCTATTCGCCTCTGGCCATGATCTCCGCGTTACCTGCCACCCCGCAGGTCACCATTCCGAACCTTGTGTACCAGCACTACTGCGCTCAGTGA
- the LOC133150445 gene encoding RNA-binding protein 38-like isoform X1: protein MRLRSSTSHLSSRSGQLVGVPVETMNPGAVEKDTTRTKIFVGGLPYHSGDASLLKYFETFGDVVEAVVITDKHTGRSRGYGFVTMADGAAAEQACKDTNPIIDGRKANVNLAYLGAKPRGSRTSLSAGVPVQQVHPAWAQRHYGLAHPYIYPPTFLQPSMLLQSSIGPPCFTPSGLEHYSYSPSPLPYLSYNFSPGMSAHALVASQTPSTATYSPLAMISALPATPQVTIPNLVYQHYCAQ from the exons ATGAGGCTCCGCTCCAGCACTTCGCACTTGTCATCGCGAAgtg GGCAGTTGGTCGGGGTTCCCGTGGAAACAATGAATCCCGGTGCCGTGGAGAAAGACACGACTCGCACGAAGATTTTTGTCGGCGGCTTGCCGTATCATTCCGGCGACGCTTCACTTCTGAAATATTTCGAGACTTTCGGGGATGTCGTCGAGGCAGTGGTGATCACCGACAAACACACGGGCAGGTCACGAGGATACGGTTTC GTGACCATGGCGGACGGCGCGGCCGCAGAGCAGGCGTGCAAGGATACTAACCCCATCATCGACGGCAGAAAAGCTAACGTCAACTTGGCGTATTTGGGAGCCAAGCCACGCGGCTCACGCACAA GTCTCTCTGCCGGGGTTCCCGTCCAGCAAGTTCATCCTGCATGGGCTCAAAGGCACTACGG GCTGGCTCATCCTTACATCTACCCTCCAACGTTCCTACAGCCCAGCATGCTACTGCAGTCCAGCATCGGCCCACCCTGCTTCACTCCCTCTGGATTGGAACACTACTCGTACAGCCCGTCGCCACTGCCCTACCTGAGCTACAACTTCTCACCTGGAATGTCAGCTCACGCTCTGGTCGCATCGCAAACTCCGTCCACCGCCACCTATTCGCCTCTGGCCATGATCTCCGCGTTACCTGCCACCCCGCAGGTCACCATTCCGAACCTTGTGTACCAGCACTACTGCGCTCAGTGA